The Ischnura elegans chromosome 1, ioIscEleg1.1, whole genome shotgun sequence genome contains a region encoding:
- the LOC124159940 gene encoding PHD finger-like domain-containing protein 5A, whose translation MAKHHPDLIFCRKQPGVAIGRLCEKCDGKCVICDSYVRPCTLVRICDECNYGSYQGRCVICGGPGVSDAYYCKECTVQEKDRDGCPKIVNLGSSKTDLFYERKKYGFKRR comes from the exons ATGGCTAAGCATCATCCTGATttgatattttgccgaaaacAGCCGGGTGTAG CCATAGGTCGATTATGTGAGAAGTGTGATGGAAAATGTGTAATATGCGACTCGTATGTGCGACCCTGTACCCTCGTAAGAATATGTGATGAATGCAATTACGGTTCATACCAAGGTCGGTGTGTAATTTGTGGAGGACCGGGTGTATCAGATGCTTATTACTGTAAGGAATGCACAGTTCAGGAGAAAGAT CGCGACGGTTGCCCGAAAATTGTAAATCTGGGAAGTTCGAAAACGgacttattttatgaaagaaagaagtaTGGATTCAAGAGGCGGTAA